From the genome of Populus alba chromosome 10, ASM523922v2, whole genome shotgun sequence, one region includes:
- the LOC118045412 gene encoding protein SIEVE ELEMENT OCCLUSION B-like — protein sequence MTSMAVVPQKMRRERGIFSSSDDTAMMKQIQATHAPDGREFSVKPLLHIVEDIFLRATAALGMTSIVQQQGAHQAHLDELDEKALQNGFHETIEMLSYNINKISCEMSCKCSGGGDAHATTLAIFNLVSNYSWDEKVVLALAGFAVNYGEFCLVAQLYLTNPLAKAVALLKQLPDIIERADNLKPKFEALTSLIKAMLDVAKCIVEFKELPSQYITPDSPEMLTATAHIPTAVYWTIRSIVACASQIMGLIGMGHEYIASTTEAWELSSLAHKVNNIHSHLMKQLTLCFQHIDEKRHIEAFQTLVSLFEAFHIDNMKILKALIYAKDDQLPLFDGSTKKRASLDVLRRRSVLLLISDLEISHEELSMLQQMYSEAREQPGRPESQYEVVWLPVVDRSSPWNETKQKQFEDFQRMMPWYSVYHPSLLDVAVIRYIKEVWHFNKRPLLVVLDPRGRVVNPNAIHMLWIWGSLAFPFTSLREEALWKEETWRIELLADSIDPMILSWIEQGKYICLYGGEDIEWIRKFTVAAKEVASKAAITLEMLYVGKSNPREKVRKNNSIITTEKLSHVLPDLTLIWFFWVRLESMWHSKVQHKMTVENDVIMQEIMTMLSFDDSDQGWAVINRGPADMAKAKGGTILKSLTDFEIWKEGVQEKGFLPALNDYLHELHSPFHCNRLILPEATGRSSSSIVAILKDGVQERVLCAECRRPMEKFIMYRCCTD from the exons ATGACCTCGATGGCAGTGGTACCTCAAAAGATGAGGCGTGAACGCGGTATTTTTTCATCATCGGATGACACCGCAATGATGAAGCAAATTCAGGCCACTCATGCTCCTGATGGCCGTGAATTTTCAGTGAAGCCTCTTCTTCATATTGTTGAGGACATTTTCCTCCGTGCCACTGCTGCCCTAGGCATGACCAGCATTGTTCAGCAGCAG GGAGCTCATCAAGCACACCTTGATGAATTGGACGAGAAGGCTCTTCAAAATGGCTTTCATGAAACGATCGAGATGCTGTCTTACAATATCAACAAGATTTCCTGCGAG ATGTCCTGCAAGTGTTCTGGAGGTGGAGATGCACATGCAACAACTTTGGCAATCTTCAACTTGGTATCAAACTACTCGTGGGACGAAAAGGTGGTGCTAGCGTTAGCTGGATTTGCCGTGAACTATGGGGAGTTTTGTCTTGTCGCCCAGCTTTACCTTACAAACCCACTAGCTAAGGCGGTTGCACTTCTGAAGCAATTGCCGGATATAATTGAACGAGCAGACAATCTGAAGCCCAAGTTTGAGGCACTGACAAGCCTTATCAAGGCCATGTTGGATGTGGCCAAATGCATAGTTGAGTTCAAGGAGCTTCCGTCGCAATACATCACCCCtgact CTCCAGAAATGTTAACTGCCACCGCGCATATCCCCACAGCTGTTTACTGGACCATCAGGAGTATTGTGGCTTGCGCATCGCAAATTATGGGCCTTATTGGCATGGGTCATGA GTACATAGCATCCACAACAGAGGCTTGGGAGCTATCAAGCTTGGCCCACAAGGTTAATAACATTCACAGCCATCTCATGAAGCAGCTCACCCTTTGTTTTCAACACATAG ATGAGAAAAGACATATTGAAGCATTTCAAACACTTGTGAGCCTGTTCGAAGCTTTCCACATTGACAACATGAAGATTCTAAAGGCTTTGATTTATGCCAAGGACGATCAACTACCACTCTTTGATGGGTCCACCAAGAAAAGG GCAAGCCTTGATGTGTTGAGAAGGAGGAGCGTGTTGCTGCTGATTTCGGACCTCGAAATCTCCCATGAAGAGCTTTCAATGCTGCAACAAATGTACAGTGAGGCGCGGGAGCAACCAGGAAGACCAGAGAGCCAGTATGAGGTTGTATGGCTCCCAGTTGTGGACAGATCATCCCCGTGGAATGAAACAAAGCAAAAGCAGTTTGAGGATTTTCAAAGGATGATGCCATGGTACTCTGTCTATCACCCTTCATTGCTAGATGTTGCAGTCATCAGGTACATCAAAGAGGTGTGGCACTTCAACAAGAGGCCCTTGCTTGTGGTTTTGGATCCACGAGGGAGAGTAGTCAACCCCAATGCAATCCACATGTTGTGGATTTGGGGAAGCCTGGCTTTCCCTTTCACCAGCTTGAGGGAGGAAGCACTTTGGAAAGAAGAAACCTGGAGAATCGAGCTATTGGCAGATAGCATTGATCCAATGATCTTGTCTTGG ATAGAGCAAGGGAAGTACATATGCTTGTATGGTGGGGAGGACATTGAGTGGATCCGTAAATTCACCGTTGCTGCAAAAGAAGTTGCGAGCAAGGCCGCCATAACGTTAGAAATGCTCTATGTAGGGAAGAGCAACCCCAGGGAGAAAGTTAGGAAAAACAACTCTATTATTACGACCGAGAAACTTAGCCATGTATTGCCAGACCTCACTTTGATCTGGTTCTTTTGGGTGAGGCTGGAGAGCATGTGGCATTCCAAGGTGCAACACAAGATGACTGTAGAGAATGACGTCATCATGCAGGAGATAATGACAATGCTCAGCTTCGATGACAGTGATCAAGGGTGGGCTGTGATCAACAGGGGACCTGCTGATATGGCCAAGGCAAAGGGAGGAACCATACTGAAATCTTTAACTGACTTTGAGATATGGAAGGAAGGTGTACAGGAGAAGGGTTTTCTGCCTGCACTGAATGATTACCTCCATGAACTCCATAGCCCATTCCACTGCAACCGTCTGATACTGCCAGAGGCTACAGGGAGAAGTTCATCATCTATCGTTGCGATATTGAAGGACGGTGTACAGGAAAGGGTTCTTTGTGCTGAATGCCGCCGTCCCATGGAGAAGTTCATCATGTATCGTTGCTGTACCGATTGA
- the LOC118040869 gene encoding beta-arabinofuranosyltransferase RAY1, producing MLMSWVCRLRLLQVTNFIICALDHETYQFSVLQGLPVFHDPSTQRNTSFDDCHFGTACFQRVTKVKSRMVWKILKLGYNVLLSDVDVYWFGNPLPLLYSFRPGVLVAQLDEYNDSSTVAAMEKVVKHAATSNLSEQPSFYDTLCGEGGSYRISDNSCVEPETNLTVHFLDRNLFPNGAYINLWQKKNVKKTCMMKGCLVLHNNWISGRMKKLDRRIVSGLWEYDTSRMCLQR from the exons ATGCTAATGAGTTGGGTGTGCAGATTACGCCTCCTCCAGGTcacaaatttcatcatttgtgcTCTTGATCATGAAACATATCAGTTCTCTGTCTTACAG GGCTTACCTGTTTTCCATGATCCATCAACCCAAAGAAACACCAGCTTTGACGATTGCCACTTTGGAACAGCATGCTTTCAGAGAGTCACCAAAGTGAAGTCCAGAATGGTTTGGAAGATACTGAAACTTGGGTACAACGTACTTCTAAGTGACGTGGATGTTTATTGGTTTGGGAATCCATTACCATTGCTTTATTCATTTCGTCCTGGTGTTCTTGTGGCACAACTCGACGAGTACAATGACAG TTCAACTGTAGCTGCTATGGAGAAGGTGGTAAAGCATGCAGCAACATCAAACCTGTCTGAACAGCCAAGCTTCTATGACACATTGTGTGGAGAAGGTGGATCCTATCGTATCAGTGATAACAGCTGTGTGGAACCTGAAACAAATCTGACTGTTCATTTCTTGGATAGGAACCTCTTCCCTAACGGTGCATACATAAACCTATGGCAGAAGAAAAATGTGAAAAAGACCTGTATGATGAAGGGTTGTCTTGTTCTTCATAACAACTGGATTAGTGGGAGGATGAAGAAATTGGACCGACGGATTGTGTCAGGTTTATGGGAGTATGATACTAGCAGAATGTGCCTGCAAAGATAG
- the LOC118040870 gene encoding inorganic phosphate transporter 2-1, chloroplastic produces MTLFYTLSSSTRNIISPETHVLHNSHFYLPRNRSSFFSNETTLFKRETLPFKPQQQQQTGSFPPILRLNNSKLAHPFASISSYAESGGEEEKNEGVQIEEHQETVKKKENDSPGMAQAFDISSRTASAISILIAFAALSLPLFMKTLGQGLDLKTKFLSYVTLLFGFYMAWNIGANDVANAMGTSVGSGALTIRQAVLTAAVLEFSGALLMGTHVTGTMQKGILVANVFQGKDTLLFAGLLSSLAAAGTWLQVASYYGWPVSTTHCIVGSMVGFGLVYGGPGAVFWSSLARVISSWVISPLMGAMVSFLVYKFIRRFVYSAPNPGLAAAAAAPIAVFLGVTGISFAAFPLSKVFPVALAQALASGAVGAFLVYRIIRKQLGHLLVKASSSQPEPKENAIHSKNIGLLSDFAGPKGTQLEIVYGVFGYMQILSACFMSFAHGGNDVSNAIGPLAAALSILHGGASGTEIVIPMDVLAWGGFGIVAGLMMWGYRVIATIGKKITELTPTRGFAAEFAAASVVLVASKLGLPISATHTLVGAVMGVGFARGLNSVRAETVREIVVSWAVTIPVGAIFAVLYTWILTKLLSYIL; encoded by the exons ATGACTCTCTTTTATACCCTATCATCTTCTACAAGAAACATTATCTCACCAGAAACCCATGTCCTTCATAATTCTCACTTCTATCTACCAAGAAAccgttcttctttcttttccaatGAAACCACCCTCTTCAAGAGAGAAACCCTTCCATTCAAGcctcagcagcagcaacaaaccGGGAGTTTTCCTCCCATCTTGAGACTTAACAACTCTAAACTCGCTCACCCTTTTGCCAGTATATCCTCTTACGCAGAATCTGGAGGTGAGGAAGAGAAAAACGAAGGAGTTCAAATCGAGGAACATCAAGAAACggtaaaaaagaaggaaaatgacTCTCCTGGAATGGCTCAGGCCTTCGATATATCCTCAAGAACAGCCTCTGCTATATCAATATTGATAGCATTTGCTGCTCTCAGTCTTCCCTTATTTATGAAGACTTTGGGACAGGGCTTGGACTTGAAGACCAAATTCCTATCATATGTGACACTGCTATTTGGATTCTATATGGCTTGGAACATAGGTGCCAATGATGTGGCTAATGCCATGGGGACTTCTGTGGGGTCTGGAGCCTTAACAATCCGGCAGGCGGTGTTAACTGCAGCTGTTTTGGAGTTCTCAGGAGCGCTGTTGATGGGTACCCATGTGACCGGTACAATGCAGAAGGGAATTCTTGTTGCTAATGTGTTTCAGGGAAAGGATACCCTGCTCTTTGCTGGATTGCTCTCTTCGTTGGCTGCTGCTGGTACTTGGTTGCAG GTTGCATCATATTATGGTTGGCCTGTCTCTACCACACACTGTATAGTAGGATCAATGGTAGGATTTGGTCTTGTCTATGGGGGGCCTGGAGCTGTCTTCTGGAGTTCTTTGGCAAGGGTAATTTCATCGTGGGTGATCTCACCATTAATGGGAGCAATGGTTTCATTTCTTGTATACAAATTCATCCGCAGG TTTGTATACAGCGCCCCAAATCCAGGACTAGCTGCGGCTGCAGCCGCACCAATCGCTGTCTTTCTGGGTGTAACTGGAATCTCTTTTGCAGCCTTTCCTCTAAGCAAGGTCTTTCCTGTAGCTCTGGCACAGGCTCTAGCCAGTGGTGCAGTTGGTGCTTTCCTAGTTTACCGAATTATACGGAAACAGCTTGGTCATCTCCTGGTGAAGGCTAGTTCGTCACAACCTGAGCCAAAAGAGAATGCTATACACAGCAAAAATATTGGGTTACTATCTGATTTTGCAGGACCAAAGGGTACCCAGTTGGAAATAGTTTATGGAGTTTTTGGATACATGCAGATACTCTCAGCATGCTTCATGTCATTTGCACACGGGGGAAATGATGTTTCCAATGCGATAGGTCCTCTGGCTGCTGCATTATCTATTCTGCATGGCGGTGCCAGTGGAACAGAGATCGTTATTCCGATGGATGTTCTAGCGTGGGGAGGATTTGGTATAGTTGCAGGGCTAATGATGTGGGGATacagagtgatagcaacaattgGGAAGAAGATAACTGAACTTACACCAACTAGAGGATTTGCAGCTGAGTTTGCTGCAGCTTCTGTGGTTCTTGTGGCATCAAAGCTGGGACTGCCTATATCTGCAACGCATACTTTGGTGGGTGCAGTGATGGGTGTAGGTTTTGCAAGAGGTCTGAACAGTGTTAGAGCAGAAACCGTGAGAGAGATTGTTGTTTCATGGGCTGTGACAATTCCAGTTGGTGCTATCTTTGCAGTTCTCTACACATGGATTTTGACCAAGCTTTTGTCTTACATATTGTGA